Proteins encoded by one window of Micromonospora coxensis:
- the dnaE gene encoding DNA polymerase III subunit alpha produces the protein MGDSFAHLHVHTEYSMLDGAARLKDLFAEANRLGMPAVAITDHGNMHGANDFYNQAMAAGITPILGVEAYVAPESRYHKARVKWGRPEQKSDDVSGNGAITHKTMWARNATGLKNLFTLNSRASMEGHYVKWPRMDMELIAEHAEGIMATTGCPSGAVQTRLRLGQFDEALKVAASYQDIFGKENYFLEIMDHGLEIERRVRDGLVEIARKLDIPPVVTNDSHYTHEAQATAHDVLLCVQTGSNIDDPNRFRFEGGGYFVKSAEQMRAVDSSELWQQGCRNTLLVAEKVDPKGMFEFRNLMPRFPIPEGETEESWFRKETFAGLARRFPNGIPEGHVVQAEYELGVINQMGFPSYFLVVADFIQWAKSQGIAVGPGRGSAAGSLVAYALGITDLDPIPHGLIFERFLNPERVSMPDVDIDFDERRRGEVIKYVTEKWGEDKVAQIATFGTIKAKAAIKDSARVLGYPYAVGDRITKAMPPAVMGKDIPLTGIFDPKHPRYAEAGEIRGLYESDPDVRKVIDTAKGIEGLIRQTGVHAAGVIMSAEPIIEHIPLMRRDADGAIITQFDYPTCESLGLLKMDFLGLRNLTIIDDAVKNIELNHGEKLDLLALPLDDKAAYELLARGDTLGVFQLDGGPMRSLLRMMKPDNFEDISAVLALYRPGPMGVDSHTNYALRKNGLQEITPIHPELEEPLREILAPTYGLIVYQEQVQRAAQILAGYTLGQADLLRRAMGKKKKEILDKEFIPFRDGCRERGYSDEAIQAVWDVLVPFAGYAFNKAHSAAYGLVSYWTAYLKAHYPAEYMAGLLTSVGDDKDKMALYLSECRRMRIQVLPPDVNTSAGPFTPVGKDIRFGLAAVRNVGANVVASIMRCRQEKGEYADFYDFLSKVDAVVCNKKTIESLIKAGAFDSLGHPRKGLLAVHADAIDAYADVKRKEAVGQYDLFGAGFGDADTGGSTTVMPTIGDSEWDKRDKLAFEREMLGLYVSDHPLFGLEHVLGAAADCTIAALSEEGTVPDGAVVTLAGILSGVQRRVTKQGRAWASATLEDLAGGVETLFFPNTYEVIGQYIAEDAIVVVKGRVDRRDDTPRIMAMDMSMPDISSNPANKPVTLTIPVHRCTPPLVERLKETLVLHPGDTEVHVKLLNGGKTTTLRLGPFRVAPTTALMGDLKSVLGPANVS, from the coding sequence ATGGGCGATTCGTTCGCGCATCTGCACGTACACACCGAGTACTCGATGCTCGACGGGGCGGCCCGGCTCAAGGATCTCTTCGCCGAGGCCAACCGGCTCGGCATGCCGGCGGTGGCGATCACCGACCACGGCAACATGCACGGCGCGAACGACTTCTACAACCAGGCGATGGCCGCCGGGATCACCCCGATCCTGGGCGTCGAGGCGTACGTGGCGCCGGAGTCGCGCTACCACAAGGCGCGGGTCAAGTGGGGCCGGCCGGAGCAGAAGAGCGACGACGTCTCCGGTAACGGCGCGATCACCCACAAGACCATGTGGGCCCGCAACGCCACGGGCCTGAAGAACCTGTTCACCCTCAACTCGCGCGCCTCCATGGAGGGCCACTACGTCAAGTGGCCCCGGATGGACATGGAGCTGATCGCCGAGCACGCCGAGGGGATCATGGCCACCACCGGGTGTCCGTCCGGGGCGGTGCAGACCCGGCTGCGGCTGGGCCAGTTCGACGAGGCGCTGAAGGTCGCCGCGAGCTACCAGGACATCTTCGGCAAGGAGAACTACTTCCTGGAGATCATGGACCACGGCCTCGAGATCGAGCGCCGGGTCCGCGACGGGCTCGTCGAGATCGCCCGCAAGCTGGACATCCCGCCGGTGGTCACCAACGACTCGCACTACACCCACGAGGCCCAGGCCACCGCGCACGACGTGCTGCTCTGCGTGCAGACCGGCAGCAACATCGACGACCCCAACCGGTTCCGCTTCGAGGGCGGCGGCTACTTCGTCAAGTCCGCCGAGCAGATGCGCGCGGTCGACTCGTCCGAGCTGTGGCAGCAGGGCTGCCGCAACACCCTGCTGGTCGCCGAGAAGGTCGACCCGAAGGGGATGTTCGAGTTCCGCAACCTGATGCCCCGCTTCCCGATCCCCGAGGGGGAGACCGAGGAGTCGTGGTTCCGCAAGGAGACCTTCGCCGGGCTGGCCCGCCGCTTCCCGAACGGCATCCCCGAGGGCCACGTCGTGCAGGCCGAGTACGAGCTGGGCGTCATCAACCAGATGGGTTTCCCGTCGTACTTCCTCGTGGTCGCCGACTTCATCCAGTGGGCGAAGAGCCAGGGCATCGCGGTGGGCCCGGGTCGTGGCTCGGCCGCCGGGTCGCTGGTCGCGTACGCCCTGGGCATCACCGACCTGGACCCCATCCCGCACGGGCTGATCTTCGAGCGGTTCCTCAACCCCGAGCGTGTCTCGATGCCGGATGTCGACATCGACTTCGACGAGCGTCGGCGCGGTGAGGTGATCAAGTACGTCACCGAGAAGTGGGGCGAGGACAAGGTCGCGCAGATCGCGACGTTCGGCACGATCAAGGCGAAGGCGGCGATCAAGGACTCGGCGCGGGTGCTGGGCTACCCGTACGCGGTGGGGGACCGGATCACCAAGGCGATGCCGCCGGCGGTGATGGGCAAGGACATCCCGCTGACCGGCATCTTCGACCCGAAGCACCCGCGCTACGCCGAGGCCGGTGAGATCCGCGGCCTGTACGAGTCGGACCCGGACGTGCGCAAGGTGATCGACACCGCCAAGGGCATCGAGGGGCTGATCCGGCAGACCGGCGTGCACGCCGCCGGCGTCATCATGTCCGCCGAGCCGATCATCGAGCACATCCCGCTGATGCGCCGGGACGCCGACGGGGCGATCATCACCCAGTTCGACTACCCGACGTGCGAGTCGCTCGGGCTGTTGAAGATGGACTTCCTCGGCCTGCGCAACCTGACGATCATCGACGACGCGGTCAAGAACATCGAGCTCAACCACGGCGAGAAGCTCGACCTGCTGGCGCTGCCGCTGGACGACAAGGCCGCCTACGAGCTGCTGGCCCGGGGCGACACCCTCGGGGTGTTCCAGCTCGACGGTGGGCCGATGCGCTCGCTGCTGCGGATGATGAAGCCGGACAACTTCGAGGACATCTCCGCCGTCCTGGCCCTGTACCGGCCCGGCCCGATGGGTGTCGACTCGCACACCAACTACGCGCTGCGCAAGAACGGCCTGCAGGAGATCACCCCGATCCACCCGGAGCTGGAGGAGCCGCTGCGGGAGATCCTGGCGCCGACCTACGGCCTGATCGTCTACCAGGAGCAGGTGCAGCGCGCCGCGCAGATCCTCGCCGGCTACACCCTGGGTCAGGCGGACCTGCTGCGCCGGGCGATGGGCAAGAAGAAGAAGGAGATCCTCGACAAGGAGTTCATCCCGTTCCGCGACGGCTGCCGCGAGCGGGGCTACTCCGACGAGGCCATCCAGGCGGTGTGGGACGTGCTGGTCCCGTTCGCCGGCTACGCCTTCAACAAGGCGCACTCCGCCGCGTACGGGCTGGTGTCGTACTGGACGGCGTACCTGAAGGCGCACTACCCGGCCGAGTACATGGCCGGGCTGCTCACCTCGGTGGGCGACGACAAGGACAAGATGGCGCTCTACCTGTCCGAGTGCCGCCGGATGCGCATCCAGGTCCTCCCGCCGGACGTCAACACCTCGGCCGGGCCGTTCACCCCGGTCGGCAAGGACATCCGCTTCGGCCTGGCCGCGGTGCGCAACGTCGGCGCGAACGTGGTCGCCTCGATCATGCGGTGCCGGCAGGAGAAGGGCGAGTACGCCGACTTCTACGACTTCCTGTCCAAGGTCGACGCGGTGGTCTGCAACAAGAAGACCATCGAATCGCTGATCAAGGCCGGCGCGTTCGACTCCCTCGGGCACCCCCGCAAGGGCCTGCTCGCGGTGCACGCCGACGCCATCGACGCGTACGCCGACGTCAAGCGCAAGGAGGCCGTCGGCCAGTACGACCTCTTCGGCGCCGGCTTCGGCGACGCCGACACCGGCGGCAGCACCACCGTCATGCCCACCATCGGCGACAGCGAGTGGGACAAGCGCGACAAGCTCGCCTTCGAACGCGAGATGCTCGGCCTGTACGTCTCCGACCACCCGCTCTTCGGCCTGGAGCACGTGCTGGGCGCGGCGGCGGACTGCACCATCGCCGCGCTGTCGGAGGAGGGCACCGTCCCCGACGGCGCGGTGGTCACCCTCGCCGGCATCCTCTCCGGCGTGCAGCGGCGGGTCACCAAGCAGGGCCGGGCCTGGGCCTCGGCCACCCTGGAGGACCTGGCCGGCGGCGTCGAGACGCTGTTCTTCCCCAACACCTACGAGGTCATCGGCCAGTACATCGCCGAGGACGCCATCGTGGTGGTCAAGGGCCGCGTCGACCGCCGTGACGACACCCCGCGCATCATGGCGATGGACATGTCCATGCCCGACATCAGCAGCAACCCGGCCAACAAGCCGGTCACCCTCACCATCCCGGTGCACCGCTGCACCCCGCCGCTGGTCGAACGGCTCAAGGAGACCCTGGTGCTGCACCCCGGCGACACCGAGGTGCACGTCAAGCTGCTCAACGGCGGCAAGACCACCACGCTGCGGCTCGGGCCGTTCCGGGTGGCGCCCACCACCGCGCTGATGGGTGACCTGAAGAGCGTGCTCGGCCCGGCCAACGTGAGCTGA
- a CDS encoding ABC transporter substrate-binding protein translates to MRQSVGVAAASAAVLLVAGCGGGGPQSGGDQKLTGDKIVLGVLNDQSGAYSELSGRNSVTAVEMAIADFKARHGDKAVTTNISVETADHQNKPDVANAKAQEMYDRKGVDLILDVPTSSAALKVADVAKEKKKLYFNIGAATTELTGKSCNRYTFHWAYDTYMLANGTGKTTTEQIGKNWYILYPNYAFGQDMEKSFSAAITSAGGTVVGKDGAPFPNTSGDYSTFLLKAPTLNPKPQVLGTMQAGAELVNVVKQYNEFKLRDKGVGLAVGLMFLTDIHSLTPTALAGTTYTDAWYWNFDQRNREFADRFQKETGTRPTFAHAANYSAATQYLEAAQAAGTDDADAVVEGLEGKTVDDVFLRNGKIRAEDHRVVHDAYLAQVKPQAEVSEPWDYVKVLKTIPAAEAFRAPSPDCKL, encoded by the coding sequence ATGCGTCAGAGCGTGGGTGTGGCCGCCGCCTCGGCGGCGGTGCTGCTGGTGGCCGGCTGCGGCGGCGGTGGCCCGCAGTCCGGCGGCGACCAGAAGCTGACCGGCGACAAGATCGTGCTGGGGGTGCTCAACGACCAGTCCGGGGCCTACTCGGAGCTGTCCGGGCGCAACTCGGTGACGGCGGTGGAGATGGCCATCGCCGACTTCAAGGCCCGGCACGGCGACAAGGCGGTGACCACGAACATCAGCGTCGAGACCGCCGACCACCAGAACAAGCCGGACGTGGCCAACGCCAAGGCCCAGGAGATGTACGACCGCAAGGGCGTCGACCTGATCCTCGACGTGCCCACCTCGTCGGCGGCGCTGAAGGTCGCCGACGTGGCGAAGGAGAAGAAGAAGCTCTACTTCAACATCGGCGCGGCGACCACCGAGCTGACCGGCAAGAGCTGCAACCGGTACACGTTCCACTGGGCGTACGACACGTACATGCTGGCCAACGGCACCGGCAAGACCACCACCGAGCAGATCGGCAAGAACTGGTACATCCTCTACCCGAACTACGCCTTCGGCCAGGACATGGAGAAGAGCTTCTCCGCCGCCATCACCTCGGCCGGCGGCACGGTCGTCGGCAAGGACGGCGCGCCCTTCCCGAACACCAGCGGCGACTACTCGACGTTCCTGCTCAAGGCCCCGACGCTGAACCCGAAGCCGCAGGTGCTCGGCACCATGCAGGCCGGCGCCGAGCTGGTCAACGTGGTCAAGCAGTACAACGAGTTCAAGCTGCGGGACAAGGGCGTCGGGCTGGCCGTCGGGCTGATGTTCCTCACCGACATCCACTCGCTCACCCCGACGGCGCTGGCCGGCACCACGTACACCGACGCCTGGTACTGGAACTTCGACCAGCGCAACCGGGAGTTCGCCGACCGGTTCCAGAAGGAGACCGGCACCCGGCCCACCTTCGCCCACGCGGCCAACTACTCCGCCGCCACCCAGTACCTGGAGGCGGCGCAGGCCGCCGGCACCGACGACGCCGACGCCGTCGTCGAGGGCCTGGAGGGCAAGACCGTTGACGACGTCTTCCTGCGCAACGGCAAGATCCGCGCCGAGGACCACCGGGTCGTGCACGACGCGTACCTGGCCCAGGTGAAGCCGCAGGCCGAGGTCAGCGAGCCGTGGGACTACGTGAAGGTGCTCAAGACCATCCCCGCCGCGGAGGCGTTCCGCGCGCCGTCGCCGGACTGCAAGCTGTGA
- a CDS encoding aminotransferase class V-fold PLP-dependent enzyme yields MELEQAQKLWQPEPGWLNTASYGLPPEPAWTAVQEAMADWRVGRTSWEAWGEAAERSRAAFAGLVGVPVTDVVIGSVVSQLLAPVAAALPTGARVVVPEVEFTSNLFPWLVQAERGVEVRTVPLAGLVDAIDAGTDLVAFSLVQSADGTVAEYEKVVAAARAHGALVVVDATQACGWLPFDAGLADAVVVGAYKWLMAPRGAAFGYLAPALRERLRPDAAGWYAAVDPHSSYYGPPLRLADDARRFDISPAWFCYVGAAPALELLAEVGLPAVRDHDVALANRFLAGLGRPPGDSAIVTVEVPGAQERLARAGVRAAVRAGRVRASFHLYSTVDDVDLALDALTG; encoded by the coding sequence ATGGAGCTGGAGCAGGCGCAGAAGCTGTGGCAGCCGGAGCCCGGGTGGCTCAACACCGCCAGCTACGGGCTGCCCCCGGAGCCGGCCTGGACGGCGGTGCAGGAGGCGATGGCCGACTGGCGGGTGGGGCGTACCTCCTGGGAGGCGTGGGGGGAGGCGGCCGAACGGTCCCGCGCCGCCTTCGCCGGCCTGGTCGGGGTGCCCGTGACCGACGTGGTCATCGGCAGCGTCGTCTCGCAGCTGCTCGCGCCGGTCGCCGCGGCGCTGCCCACCGGGGCGCGGGTGGTCGTCCCGGAGGTCGAGTTCACCTCCAACCTCTTCCCCTGGCTGGTGCAGGCCGAGCGCGGTGTCGAGGTCCGCACGGTGCCGCTCGCCGGGCTGGTCGACGCGATCGACGCCGGCACCGACCTGGTGGCGTTCAGCCTGGTGCAGTCCGCCGACGGCACGGTCGCCGAGTACGAGAAGGTGGTTGCCGCGGCCCGCGCGCACGGCGCCCTGGTGGTGGTGGACGCCACCCAGGCGTGCGGCTGGCTGCCGTTCGACGCGGGCCTGGCCGACGCGGTGGTCGTCGGGGCGTACAAGTGGTTGATGGCGCCGCGCGGGGCGGCCTTCGGCTACCTCGCGCCGGCGCTGCGCGAGCGGCTGCGGCCCGACGCGGCGGGCTGGTACGCGGCCGTGGACCCGCACTCCTCCTACTACGGCCCGCCGCTGCGGCTGGCCGACGACGCCCGCCGCTTCGACATCTCCCCGGCCTGGTTCTGCTACGTCGGAGCCGCGCCCGCCCTGGAACTGCTCGCCGAGGTCGGCCTGCCGGCGGTCCGCGACCACGACGTGGCGCTGGCCAACCGGTTCCTCGCCGGCCTGGGCCGCCCGCCCGGCGACAGCGCGATCGTCACCGTCGAGGTGCCCGGGGCGCAGGAGCGGCTGGCGCGGGCCGGGGTGCGGGCGGCGGTGCGCGCCGGTCGGGTCCGTGCCTCCTTCCACCTCTACTCGACCGTCGACGACGTCGACCTCGCGCTCGACGCGCTCACCGGCTGA
- a CDS encoding ABC transporter ATP-binding protein: MAGQALLAARGLTRDFRGFRAVDHVDLDIAPESVHALVGPNGAGKTTLFNLLTGFLPPTAGTITLAGRDVTGLPPERVARLGVARSFQITSLFPQLSAREHVELALQSPSGLGWRFWRSATLMRRYRDRADELLDMVGLAGLAEAPSEALAYGRKRALELAIALALDPKVLLLDEPTAGMGLEDVDRTVELIATVRQGRTVVMVEHNMSVVGRLADTVTVLQAGTVLVEGPYEQVRADERVITAYLGAADAAH; the protein is encoded by the coding sequence ATGGCCGGGCAAGCGCTGCTGGCGGCGCGCGGACTGACCCGAGACTTCCGGGGCTTCCGCGCGGTCGACCACGTCGACCTCGACATCGCCCCGGAGAGCGTGCACGCGCTGGTCGGCCCGAACGGCGCCGGCAAGACCACGCTGTTCAACCTGCTCACCGGCTTCCTGCCGCCGACGGCCGGGACGATCACGCTGGCCGGCCGGGACGTCACCGGCCTGCCGCCGGAGCGGGTGGCCCGGCTCGGCGTCGCCCGGTCGTTCCAGATCACCAGCCTCTTCCCGCAGCTGTCCGCGCGGGAGCACGTCGAGTTGGCGTTGCAGAGCCCGAGCGGGCTCGGCTGGCGGTTCTGGCGCTCGGCGACGCTGATGCGCCGCTACCGGGACCGCGCCGACGAGCTGCTGGACATGGTCGGCCTCGCCGGGCTCGCCGAGGCCCCGTCCGAGGCGCTGGCCTACGGCCGCAAGCGCGCCCTGGAGCTGGCCATCGCGCTCGCCCTCGACCCGAAGGTGCTGCTGCTCGACGAGCCCACCGCCGGTATGGGGCTGGAGGACGTCGACCGCACCGTCGAGCTGATCGCCACGGTCCGGCAGGGACGCACGGTGGTGATGGTCGAGCACAACATGAGCGTGGTCGGCCGGCTCGCCGACACCGTCACCGTCCTGCAGGCCGGCACGGTCCTCGTCGAGGGCCCGTACGAGCAGGTCCGCGCCGACGAGCGGGTCATCACCGCCTACCTGGGAGCCGCTGATGCTGCGCATTGA
- a CDS encoding RNA polymerase sigma factor gives MLLADDIDELARAAARGEPGAVDALLTAVRPEVLRLCARLLPHREDAEEACQDALLALARGIGGFEGRSSFHTWLYRLTANRARSTYRGLRRRWLVESGGAPLPDPPDPRRTSVVAGTRLDLLDALDSVRPELAEALTLRDVLGLTYREIAALADVPEGTAKSRVHLARRQVRQRLSDD, from the coding sequence ATGCTCCTCGCGGACGACATCGACGAGCTGGCCCGGGCTGCCGCGCGGGGCGAGCCGGGCGCGGTCGACGCCCTGCTCACGGCGGTACGCCCCGAGGTGCTCCGACTCTGCGCCCGGCTGTTGCCGCACCGGGAGGACGCCGAGGAGGCCTGCCAGGACGCCCTGCTCGCGCTCGCGCGGGGCATCGGCGGCTTCGAGGGGCGCTCGTCGTTCCACACCTGGCTCTACCGGCTCACCGCCAACCGGGCCCGCTCGACGTACCGGGGGCTGCGCCGGCGCTGGCTGGTCGAGTCGGGCGGGGCGCCGTTGCCCGATCCACCCGATCCCCGGCGGACCAGTGTGGTCGCCGGCACCCGGCTGGACCTGCTCGACGCGCTCGACTCGGTACGCCCGGAACTGGCCGAGGCGCTCACCCTGCGCGACGTGCTCGGGCTGACCTACCGGGAGATCGCCGCCCTGGCGGACGTGCCGGAGGGGACCGCGAAGTCCCGCGTACACCTGGCCCGCCGGCAGGTCCGGCAGCGGTTGTCCGATGACTGA
- a CDS encoding serine/threonine-protein kinase → MGAPEWIGPYRIERLLGTGSFATVWLGHDPVLDARVAIKVLAENWSHDVRVRERFLDEARLLRRLDHPRLVRVHAVGELADGRPYAVLAWADGGSLRDRLAAGPLPAADALELLGEIAAGVAVLHRQRVVHRDLTPGNILFATAPDGVRVLVADLGLAKALAAASGLTARAGTPGYMAPEQDDALAVVDPRSDVFGLGRLGLRLLDRHPDHAPAAAWPDGVPVAVSAVLRRATAPRPADRYPDADAFRAALGRAATTVDGVTGSPVPTGRRPARRFGLAGAVLLGTLAVVAGDAGSGRPEGARGVSGPLSVALPAGWRAAGSGWAGQYGADGKLEPALVLAADPDRWAADPDVPGAFVGLSTGAARRTTPEGFVAERPHADCVAAPLRRTRRAGVDWVVARYACPAGRPVLVEAAGLAVDGDALLYVQVAPPSGSGTDFVDALLAGIRVRPT, encoded by the coding sequence ATGGGCGCTCCGGAGTGGATCGGGCCCTACCGGATCGAACGACTGCTCGGCACGGGCTCCTTCGCGACCGTCTGGCTCGGCCACGATCCCGTCCTCGACGCCCGGGTGGCGATCAAGGTGCTGGCCGAGAACTGGAGCCACGACGTACGGGTGCGGGAACGGTTCCTGGACGAGGCCCGGCTGCTGCGGCGGCTCGACCACCCCCGACTGGTCCGGGTGCACGCCGTCGGTGAGCTGGCCGACGGCCGGCCGTACGCGGTGCTGGCCTGGGCCGACGGCGGCAGCCTGCGGGACCGGCTGGCCGCCGGGCCGCTCCCGGCGGCGGACGCGCTGGAACTGCTCGGCGAGATCGCCGCCGGGGTCGCGGTCCTGCACCGGCAGCGGGTGGTCCACCGCGACCTGACGCCGGGCAACATCCTCTTCGCCACCGCACCGGACGGTGTGCGGGTGCTCGTGGCCGACCTGGGGTTGGCCAAGGCCCTCGCCGCCGCGTCCGGACTGACCGCCCGCGCCGGGACACCCGGGTACATGGCCCCGGAGCAGGACGACGCGCTCGCCGTCGTCGACCCCCGCAGCGACGTGTTCGGGCTCGGCCGGCTCGGGCTGCGGCTGCTCGACCGGCACCCCGACCACGCCCCCGCCGCGGCGTGGCCCGACGGCGTACCGGTGGCGGTGTCGGCGGTGCTGCGCCGGGCCACGGCCCCGCGCCCGGCCGACCGCTACCCGGACGCCGACGCCTTCCGGGCGGCGCTGGGGCGCGCCGCGACCACCGTCGACGGAGTCACCGGCAGCCCGGTCCCCACCGGACGCCGGCCGGCCCGCCGGTTCGGCCTGGCCGGTGCCGTGCTGCTCGGCACGCTGGCAGTCGTCGCCGGGGACGCCGGCTCCGGCCGCCCGGAGGGCGCCCGAGGCGTCAGCGGGCCGCTCAGCGTCGCGCTGCCGGCGGGTTGGCGGGCCGCCGGCAGCGGCTGGGCCGGGCAGTACGGCGCGGACGGGAAGCTCGAACCGGCGCTGGTCCTCGCGGCCGATCCGGACCGGTGGGCGGCCGACCCGGACGTGCCGGGGGCCTTCGTCGGCCTCTCCACCGGCGCCGCCCGGCGCACCACTCCCGAGGGGTTCGTGGCCGAGCGCCCGCACGCGGACTGCGTGGCCGCGCCGCTACGGCGTACCCGCCGGGCCGGGGTCGACTGGGTGGTGGCCCGGTACGCCTGCCCGGCCGGGCGGCCGGTGCTCGTCGAGGCGGCCGGGCTGGCCGTGGATGGCGACGCCCTGCTCTACGTGCAGGTCGCCCCGCCGTCGGGCAGCGGGACGGACTTCGTCGACGCGCTGCTGGCCGGGATCCGGGTGCGCCCGACGTAG
- a CDS encoding ABC transporter ATP-binding protein — protein MLRIDTLSAFYGEAQVLREVSLDVAAGEVVTLVGRNGAGKSTLLRCVMGLHPGQRGTIELDGRDISRLPAYKRARAGLGWVPDDRGAYATLSVTEHLTLPPRVGPDPWPLDRVYEAFPALYQRRDSAATMLSGGEQQMLALARVLRMGARLLLCDEPTEGLSPLLVQQVGDLLREAKQHGVTVLLVEQNLHFATGVADRHYLLAEGRVVEALANSEVRSRERELLAYLGI, from the coding sequence ATGCTGCGCATTGACACCCTCTCCGCCTTCTACGGCGAGGCACAGGTGCTGCGGGAGGTGAGCCTGGACGTGGCCGCCGGTGAGGTGGTCACCCTGGTCGGGCGCAACGGCGCCGGCAAGTCCACCCTGCTGCGCTGCGTGATGGGGCTGCACCCCGGCCAGCGCGGCACGATCGAGCTGGACGGGCGGGACATCAGCCGGCTGCCGGCGTACAAGCGGGCGCGGGCCGGCCTCGGCTGGGTCCCCGACGACCGTGGCGCGTACGCCACCCTCAGCGTCACCGAGCACCTGACGCTGCCGCCCCGGGTCGGCCCCGACCCGTGGCCCCTGGACCGGGTCTACGAGGCGTTCCCCGCCCTGTACCAGCGGCGCGACTCGGCGGCGACCATGCTCTCCGGCGGCGAGCAGCAGATGCTCGCCCTGGCCCGGGTGCTGCGGATGGGTGCCCGGCTGCTGCTCTGCGACGAGCCCACCGAGGGGCTGTCGCCGCTGCTCGTGCAGCAGGTCGGCGACCTGCTGCGGGAGGCCAAGCAGCACGGCGTGACCGTGCTGCTGGTCGAGCAGAACCTGCACTTCGCCACCGGCGTCGCCGACCGGCACTACCTGCTGGCCGAGGGACGTGTCGTGGAGGCGTTGGCCAACTCCGAGGTGCGCTCGCGGGAACGCGAGCTGTTGGCGTACCTCGGCATCTGA
- a CDS encoding branched-chain amino acid ABC transporter permease yields the protein MTGFLQNTFNGLVSGAFYALLALGLAVIFGMLRVVNFAHGAFYMLGAFGAYVLLSEAGVPFWAALVIMPLGLALVGMALERAVIHRLTRLDPLYNFLLTFGLTLILQDLVKTRYGVQSSPYATPAELAGSVDFGLFDFPTYRVFILGFALLLCVAVWWVLTRTRIGMVVRAATERPELTRAFGIDVGRWVTPVFGFGIGLAGLAGVLAAPMRAVNPLMGADLIIVVFAVVVIGGLGSIFGSVAAGFGIGLVQAWGEAYLSEFPIVSQTIVFVVMAAVLLWRPAGLFGREEAPA from the coding sequence GTGACCGGATTTCTGCAGAACACGTTCAACGGGTTGGTGAGCGGGGCGTTCTACGCCCTGCTCGCCCTCGGGCTCGCGGTCATCTTCGGCATGCTGCGGGTGGTCAACTTCGCCCACGGCGCGTTCTACATGCTCGGCGCGTTCGGGGCGTACGTGCTGCTCAGCGAGGCCGGCGTGCCGTTCTGGGCGGCGCTGGTGATCATGCCGCTCGGCCTCGCCCTGGTCGGCATGGCGCTGGAGCGGGCGGTCATCCACCGGCTCACCCGACTCGATCCGCTCTACAACTTCCTGCTCACCTTCGGCCTGACGCTGATCCTGCAGGACCTGGTCAAGACCCGGTACGGCGTGCAGTCCAGCCCGTACGCCACCCCGGCCGAACTCGCCGGCTCGGTCGACTTCGGGCTCTTCGACTTCCCGACCTACCGGGTCTTCATCCTCGGCTTCGCCCTGCTGCTCTGCGTCGCCGTCTGGTGGGTGCTGACCCGTACCCGGATCGGCATGGTGGTCCGGGCCGCCACCGAACGGCCGGAGCTGACCCGCGCGTTCGGCATCGACGTCGGGCGGTGGGTGACCCCGGTCTTCGGCTTCGGCATCGGCCTGGCCGGTCTCGCCGGGGTGCTCGCCGCGCCGATGCGGGCGGTCAACCCACTGATGGGCGCCGACCTGATCATCGTGGTCTTCGCGGTCGTGGTGATCGGCGGGCTGGGCTCCATCTTCGGCTCGGTCGCCGCCGGCTTCGGCATCGGCCTGGTCCAGGCGTGGGGCGAGGCGTACCTGTCCGAGTTCCCGATCGTGTCCCAGACGATCGTCTTCGTCGTGATGGCCGCCGTGCTGCTCTGGCGGCCGGCCGGGCTGTTCGGCCGTGAGGAGGCACCGGCATGA